Below is a window of Staphylococcus succinus DNA.
TAGACACTAAAAAGTGTGAACGGCACAATTTAATGATAATACGATATCAAAACAAACAATTATAGGAGTGATTTGATGACAAGAGTACTTATTTTAGGTGCTAATGGTGAAATTTCTAAAGCAGCAATCAACTCATTTTTAGAAAATACATCATATACCTTACGATTATTCCTGAGAGATGCGAACAGATTACCTGACTATGCGTCAGATCGTATTAGAGTTCGTGAAGGGGATGCAACGAATTACGAAGATGTATATAATGCTATGGACGATGTAGACATTGTGTTAGCAAGTTTATCAGGTGATTTAGATAAAGAAGCGGTAACTATTGTAAAAGCAATGCAAGAGAAGCGTGTTAAAAGACTTATATTTGTTACATCTTTGGGTATATACAATGAAGTACCTGGTAAATTTGGTGAATGGGTAGAACAGCATACGCGTGAATATGCTCCGGTTTATAAAAAAGCAGCGGATATCATTGAAAATTCTGGATTGGACTATACTATTTTTAGACCAGCATGGTTAACAGATACAAATGAAATTGATTATGAAATCACGCAAAAAGATGAAGCATTTAAGGGGACAGAAGTATCAAGAAAGAGTGTAGCAGCTGTAGCTGTTAACATTGCTAAAAACCCAGCACTCCATCTAAAAGAAAATATTGGTATTAACAAACCTAATACTGATTTTGATAAGCCTAGATGGAGGTAAGTTTAATATCTGAAGTGACTAAATCATAAATTATGCATAACACATAATTTACATGTAATCCTTACAACGTCATTCCTTAATATAGGGAATGACGTTTTTATTAAAAAAGCAACGCATAGCTCAACCAATGAACTGCTTATGCAAAAGTACTATTAATTATATATTAACAGGTGAATTGAACAAACTTACTTTTGACATTGAACGATTTGTTATACAATAAGGATAATTATATAGAAGTAACAAAGGGGATAGTATGATGTCTAATACTGAGCAACTCGATATTTTATACAAATTAAAAAAAGAAGTCGAAAAATCAAAGAATACAAGATTGGTCCATATTATTAATCAAGTTATTAAAAAAGTATACTTAGAACAGTATACTGCTACATTTGTAGGCCACTTTTCTGCTGGAAAGTCTACACTCATTAACTTACTACTAGAAGAAAATATATTACCAAGTTCACCTGTACCAACTACTAGTAACACAGCCATAGTTTCCGTTACAGATGAAAAAGGAATTATCGCTAACTTAAGCAACAAACAATATACATTACTCAATAACTATGATGAAGTTAAACAAATGAATAGAGAAAATATTGATGTAGAATCTGTAGAGATTAAATGTCCTTCAGATAAATTCAATAAAGGATTCACATTACAAGATACACCGGGGGTAGATTCAAATGTAGCAACGCACCAATCCAGCACAGAAGAATTTATGTATACAAGTAATGTTCTCTTTTACACGGTGGATTATAACCATGTGCAATCAGCATTAAATTTTCAGTTTATGAAACAATTGAATCATGCTGGGGTGCCTGTTGTATTTGTGATTAACCAAATAGATAAACATAACGAAGCAGAAATTAGTTTCGATACTTTTAAATCACGTGTTGAAAAGTCCATTGCAGAATGGGAAATCAATTTAGATCGCATATACTATGTGTCTAAATTTGAACATGAGTATAATGAAATTGACTCGCTTTCTCATTACCTCGTTGACAAGGATAACAACAGAGAGTCCATCGAAGATTATGTAGATAGAATTGTGACATTTATCACTGATGAGCAGTTATCCTATATACAATATGAAATACAAGATTTATTAGATAAACTCGATATATTTGAAGCGGATTTTGATCAAGCATATTTAAATTTTCAACAGCACCAACAAGTAAGTGAAGAAGCAAAGCTGTTAAACAATCCTGAACGTCTTTATGAATTTTTAAAGCAAAAGCGCAAAACTATCTTAGAAAATGCATATATCATGACTCATGATACAAGGGAGAAAATCAGGTTTTACTTAGAAAGCCGTACAAAAGATTTTAAAGTAGGCGGGTTATTCAATAAAAAAAGTAAAACAATCGAAGAACAACAATCTCGTTTAGATGATTTAGTAGGACATATACAAGAAAAAGTGAATCAAGAAATAAGACAACCACTCAGAGGTGATATGTCATTCTTAACTCGCTTTATTAATTCATCTGAAATCAATGATGAAATATTAAACCAACACTACACCATCCATCCAGAGCTTATTACTGATTTATATCAAATGCAAATTAGTATTAGTAATCAATATGTACTTACTTTTGCAGATGATTTAATGAAATCACTGAAACAACACATCGCTAAAGTATCAGATCCACTTTTTAAAAAGGCTATAAAATATTCAAAAGCAAACGATATAGGTACGGAACAAGAAGACGATTATAATGACTATGTTAAATTTATCGAATTACGTAATCTTAGAGAATCACTTGGGACACAAAATTATATGCACTATTACATTCATATAGATGATTCGTTAGATCGATTGATAGACCGTACTGAAATTAATTATGAAGCAAAAACTCAACCAGATTCAATAAAAGCAACTCATCAAGCTACTACTGAAAAACACTACAGTAATCAAGATAATACAAGAACGATAGAGCAAGCGCTCGACTTGATTAAAGATATCCCACTGTTTGCTCAGACAAAGCAGGATATTAACGACACGTTAGAAAGATTAGAACAAAAAGTAGTGAAAATCGGTGTCTTTGGGACATTTAGTGCTGGTAAAAGTAGTTTAATTAACGCTTTACTCGGTGATAATTATTTAGTAAGTTCTCCTAATCCAACAACTGCAGCTATGACAGAATTATCATATGGTAACGAAAGTCAAATTACATTAAAATCAAGTGAACAATTACTAGAAGAATTAAATCAAGTTTTTGAAATCGAAAATCAAAATTTCGACAGTATAGAAGCATTTTTAAATAAAAACACAAGTAAACTTAAAGCGACTTTGGAAAAAAATAAATTGGCTTTTGTCAATGCAATTGAAAATCACTACAACATGTACGAAGACATGATTTCTCAAGGTCTTACGCATACCATAGAACAAGAAGAAATAAAAAAATGGAGTGCAGAAGACGAATTTGCCACATTCGTTAATACTGTACATCTTAAATTACCACTAGATTGGCTAAAAGATAAAATTATAGTTGATTCATTAGGGTTACATTCTAATAATCAACGACACACGAATGAAACCGAAAAAATATTAACTTCTTCTGATTTAATCTTATATGTAAGTTATTTTAATCATTCATTTACTGAAAATGATAAGCGCTTTATTGAACATATGAAAGAAATGAACCAATTAAACGAAAACCAATCGTTTAAAATGATTATCAACGCTACTGATTTAGCAGAAACTGACGAAGACTTAAACGATGTGATTGAATATGTAGGGGATGCATTAACACAAGTCAATATGGATTCGGACATTTTTGCTGTTTCTAGTAGACAAGCCTTGCAATCTCATAATGAAGGCATTGAAAAGCTTAAAGAAAGCATACAATATTTTTCTCAAGTGGAGTCTAAAGACATACTGCAACAACAAATGTTACAACAACTGATGCATATTTCCGAAGCGTTTGATCAAATGATAGAAGACTCAAAGAACAATCAAGCTCAAATCGAGCAACGTAAAAAACAATTGAAGCGGTACGATCAGTCTAACGTACTAGGTTATGATATATTACAGATTGCAGAACAACGTGCGTCAAATGAAGTCGAAGATCAAATATATCATCTGAATGAACGATTAAAATTACAATTGCTTGATGAAGTCAAATCGATTTATAATGGACAGATGACAAAAAACAGTAATTTTTCTGAAGAAAAACGTCAATCTACCAAGATATACTTAGATCAAATACATCAACGTCTTTATTTAGAACAATCTTTGTTAGTTGAACGTGTTAAGAAATACTTCCATGAACAACTTCATATTGAAATCGCGCCTTTAAAACAAAAATTGGAACAAATTCACATATTTTTCGAACCAGAATTTAATAAAAGTGATATCAATTTAGATGAACCCTATTTAAAATTAGATTTAACTACAATGATTGATTCACTACCAAAATCTTTATCTAAGAAAAATATACTACAAGCTAAAACACAAAATGAAATACAAACGCAAATTACCTATTCAACAGTTAACCTTTTAGCGCCTTGCATTGGAGATTTAAGACAAGCGCTCATAGAAATTGTTGTTAAGATGAACCAAAATGCTGAAGCAAGATTCTATGAATTTGAACAAGATATTCATAAGCAAATTAAACAATTATTATCATTTGAAATTGATCATGCGCTTGTTGAACAATTACAACATACAAATGCCCAATTAAAACCATTATTGTAAAAAAGAAAGAGGTACTTCACAAAATGTCTAACAAAATATTACTGATAGATGGTATGGCATTATTATTTCGCCATTATTATGCTACGAGTCTTCACAATCAATTTATGCGCAATTCTTCGGGGACACCGACAAATGGTATACAAGGATTCGTACGTCACGTTTTCACAGCAATAAATGAAATTAGTCCTTCACATGTTGCTGTATGTTGGGATATGGGGAAATCAACCTTCAGAAATGATATGTTTGATGGATACAAACAAAATAGACCAGCACCTCCTGATGAACTCATTCCACAATTTGATTATGTAAAAGAAGTGTCTAATCAATTTGGATTTGTGAATATTGGTGTACAAAATTATGAAGCCGATGACGTGATTGGAACACTAGCACATCAATACTCAGAGGACAATCAAGTTTATGTCATCACTGGAGATAAAGATATTCTCCAATGTATTAATCCTAATGTAGAAATTTGGTTAACTAAAAAAGGCTTCAATATTTATAATCGCTATACACTTGATAGATTTCAAAGCGAATATGGATTAACTCCTCTACAACTTATTGATGTAAAAGCTTTTATGGGAGATAGCGCAGATGGATATCCAGGTGTTAAGGGAATAGGTGAAAAAACTGCTATAAAATTAATACAAAGTCACGGTTCTGTAGAGTCCGTACTTGATGCTTTAAATGAACTTACACCAGGCCAACAAAAGAAAATTGAAGCAGATATGCAAAACCTCAAATTATCTAAGTCGCTTGCTAAAATTCATACTGAGGTTCCTTTGGACACGCATGAATTATTACAAGATATGAAATTTGGAACAGATATTTCTAAGATTTTAAATGTATGTAATGAACATGAGTTGTATGTATCTGGTAAATACTTATCAACACACTTCAGTTAAGATGAATAAAAATATAGCGCATTGATTATTATGTAATCAATGCGCTATATTTATTTTTTGGATTTAGTAATTTTATATAATGCATTTTTAGCATGATGATTTGCTTCTTTATTTTGATTTCTAGGAATCCATTTAACAAAAAACAAATCAAATCGTGGTTCTAAGTTGAGCACCGTATTAAAATAATACTTAAACTTTTCATTCTTAACTTGTCTTTTAGTCAAACTATCTTCAATTAACTTAGAATCTGTGTAAACTAATGCTGTTGTAATATTATGTTCTAACGCACATTCTAATGCAAAAACTAATGAAGCCCATTCAGCACTATGATTATCCATTATTCCTAAATTTGTATCGTATTGTATCCGCTGTTCATCTGTTATTATCACAACTGCACAAGCACTTTCACCCGGATTACCAGCTGTGGCAGCATCAAAATATATTTTCGCCATATTTTCACCCACATCATTAAAGATATTCTCATCTTATCAAATGCTGCATTGATATACTATATATTTCGATAATCAAATCATTTGGCATTTCTAACTGAATCTTTTATGATATATAAATAATGCATACTCTATTAGTCGGATTTAGAAAATGGAAGGTGATACAATGAATAATATGTTTATCATACATGGGTATCAAGCAAATATAAATAGCCATTGGTTCGATTGGTTAGCCAAAGAAATGGCGTATTATCATTATCAAGTAGAAATTATTTATTTGCCTAATACGCATCACCCACAGACCTCAAATTGGTATGCAGCTTTAGATGATCGTTTAAAAGACAAACTAAATGAAAACACACTTATTGTTGCACATAGTCTCGGGGTGATTACCATACTCAATTACTTATCCCATCAACAATTTACCCCAAAAATTAAAGGGTTGTTTTTAATATCTGGTTTTAATGAAACCCTTGATAACTTACCAGAGTTAGATACCTATATTAAACAAACCAATGTACGATGTGATAAAGTTAATTCCCAAAACGTTGTAACTATTGCTGCTAGTGAAGATCCTATAGTGGATGTAGAAGCTACTAAGCGTTTGTCTAATGAATTAGGAGTATCAACTCAAATTATCACTCATAATGGCCATTTCCTTGATACAGAGGGCTATCACACCTTTGAATTTTTAAAAGATCAAATTATTGCTATACTAAATAAAATAAACACAGAGATTGGTATGTAACCAATCTCTGTGTTTATTAATAACCTTCATCTAATTTTTGTATTTTGCCTTTACGGTGCATTGATTTTGCCCAATAACCGAATGGCACATTGAAAACTGTTGAAATTATTTTTAAGAGATACGTAGTAATAAATATTTCAAATACAGCTGCATTTGGCATAGTACCATAAAAAGCAATCGCCACAAATAATGCCGTATCAATAATGTTACTAAAAATTGTACTACCATATGCCCTAATAATAAAAGTCTTATCTGAACTAAATACGTTCTTGATAAGCGAAAAGATTAAGACATCCAAATGTTGCCCAATAATATATGCTATCACTGAACCAAGCGCAATTCTTGGGACCAGATTAAATATTGCATCTAATGCGCCTTGCGAAGTATCCACTGCTGCAGGTGTGAAATGTAGAGACATTTGCATGACAATAATCATAACTAATGTTGAACTAAAACCAATCCACACAGCACGTTTAGCAATTTTACGTCCATAAATATCATTTAATATATCTGTCGCTAAATAAATAGAAGCGAACATGACGTTTCCTAATGTAGCTGAAATCGTAAAAAGATCTACCGTTTTAATCACTTGAATATTTGCAATAATTGTTCCGATTGCTATCCAAGCAATTAAGCCATGTTTACCAAAGAGACGATACATAGCTATTAATAATAAAAATGTTACAAAGAAAGTTAAAACACCGAATATTTCATTAAACAATTTAAGTTCCTCCTAAATTTTGATAGTGCGGGTGTTTAGAAACCGCAAAATTAACAACTGCATCATTTTACCAGAAAACTATAAAATTGCAAGAAAGCATTCAATTCTATAATATTTGATTTGTATAAATGTTATAAACACAAATTTAATATTAAACAATCGTAGCCACAAATGATATAATACGACCAAGTGTCAAATCATATTATTGTACATTTACGATGTACTTTCACTTCATTTTTAGTAATACAGGAGAGTGACTATTATTCTTACTTACTCTGAGAAGG
It encodes the following:
- a CDS encoding SDR family oxidoreductase — protein: MTRVLILGANGEISKAAINSFLENTSYTLRLFLRDANRLPDYASDRIRVREGDATNYEDVYNAMDDVDIVLASLSGDLDKEAVTIVKAMQEKRVKRLIFVTSLGIYNEVPGKFGEWVEQHTREYAPVYKKAADIIENSGLDYTIFRPAWLTDTNEIDYEITQKDEAFKGTEVSRKSVAAVAVNIAKNPALHLKENIGINKPNTDFDKPRWR
- a CDS encoding dynamin family protein; protein product: MSNTEQLDILYKLKKEVEKSKNTRLVHIINQVIKKVYLEQYTATFVGHFSAGKSTLINLLLEENILPSSPVPTTSNTAIVSVTDEKGIIANLSNKQYTLLNNYDEVKQMNRENIDVESVEIKCPSDKFNKGFTLQDTPGVDSNVATHQSSTEEFMYTSNVLFYTVDYNHVQSALNFQFMKQLNHAGVPVVFVINQIDKHNEAEISFDTFKSRVEKSIAEWEINLDRIYYVSKFEHEYNEIDSLSHYLVDKDNNRESIEDYVDRIVTFITDEQLSYIQYEIQDLLDKLDIFEADFDQAYLNFQQHQQVSEEAKLLNNPERLYEFLKQKRKTILENAYIMTHDTREKIRFYLESRTKDFKVGGLFNKKSKTIEEQQSRLDDLVGHIQEKVNQEIRQPLRGDMSFLTRFINSSEINDEILNQHYTIHPELITDLYQMQISISNQYVLTFADDLMKSLKQHIAKVSDPLFKKAIKYSKANDIGTEQEDDYNDYVKFIELRNLRESLGTQNYMHYYIHIDDSLDRLIDRTEINYEAKTQPDSIKATHQATTEKHYSNQDNTRTIEQALDLIKDIPLFAQTKQDINDTLERLEQKVVKIGVFGTFSAGKSSLINALLGDNYLVSSPNPTTAAMTELSYGNESQITLKSSEQLLEELNQVFEIENQNFDSIEAFLNKNTSKLKATLEKNKLAFVNAIENHYNMYEDMISQGLTHTIEQEEIKKWSAEDEFATFVNTVHLKLPLDWLKDKIIVDSLGLHSNNQRHTNETEKILTSSDLILYVSYFNHSFTENDKRFIEHMKEMNQLNENQSFKMIINATDLAETDEDLNDVIEYVGDALTQVNMDSDIFAVSSRQALQSHNEGIEKLKESIQYFSQVESKDILQQQMLQQLMHISEAFDQMIEDSKNNQAQIEQRKKQLKRYDQSNVLGYDILQIAEQRASNEVEDQIYHLNERLKLQLLDEVKSIYNGQMTKNSNFSEEKRQSTKIYLDQIHQRLYLEQSLLVERVKKYFHEQLHIEIAPLKQKLEQIHIFFEPEFNKSDINLDEPYLKLDLTTMIDSLPKSLSKKNILQAKTQNEIQTQITYSTVNLLAPCIGDLRQALIEIVVKMNQNAEARFYEFEQDIHKQIKQLLSFEIDHALVEQLQHTNAQLKPLL
- a CDS encoding 5'-3' exonuclease; protein product: MSNKILLIDGMALLFRHYYATSLHNQFMRNSSGTPTNGIQGFVRHVFTAINEISPSHVAVCWDMGKSTFRNDMFDGYKQNRPAPPDELIPQFDYVKEVSNQFGFVNIGVQNYEADDVIGTLAHQYSEDNQVYVITGDKDILQCINPNVEIWLTKKGFNIYNRYTLDRFQSEYGLTPLQLIDVKAFMGDSADGYPGVKGIGEKTAIKLIQSHGSVESVLDALNELTPGQQKKIEADMQNLKLSKSLAKIHTEVPLDTHELLQDMKFGTDISKILNVCNEHELYVSGKYLSTHFS
- a CDS encoding ribonuclease HI family protein; the protein is MAKIYFDAATAGNPGESACAVVIITDEQRIQYDTNLGIMDNHSAEWASLVFALECALEHNITTALVYTDSKLIEDSLTKRQVKNEKFKYYFNTVLNLEPRFDLFFVKWIPRNQNKEANHHAKNALYKITKSKK
- a CDS encoding RBBP9/YdeN family alpha/beta hydrolase; its protein translation is MNNMFIIHGYQANINSHWFDWLAKEMAYYHYQVEIIYLPNTHHPQTSNWYAALDDRLKDKLNENTLIVAHSLGVITILNYLSHQQFTPKIKGLFLISGFNETLDNLPELDTYIKQTNVRCDKVNSQNVVTIAASEDPIVDVEATKRLSNELGVSTQIITHNGHFLDTEGYHTFEFLKDQIIAILNKINTEIGM
- a CDS encoding queuosine precursor transporter encodes the protein MFNEIFGVLTFFVTFLLLIAMYRLFGKHGLIAWIAIGTIIANIQVIKTVDLFTISATLGNVMFASIYLATDILNDIYGRKIAKRAVWIGFSSTLVMIIVMQMSLHFTPAAVDTSQGALDAIFNLVPRIALGSVIAYIIGQHLDVLIFSLIKNVFSSDKTFIIRAYGSTIFSNIIDTALFVAIAFYGTMPNAAVFEIFITTYLLKIISTVFNVPFGYWAKSMHRKGKIQKLDEGY